A stretch of the Acyrthosiphon pisum isolate AL4f chromosome A2, pea_aphid_22Mar2018_4r6ur, whole genome shotgun sequence genome encodes the following:
- the LOC100168533 gene encoding maspardin has translation MSFSSQIFRSPEYTSFRCNVPLKQIILDDTGTNKGWRVYDTGPRSVQTPLVFLHPVSGRAEVFFKQLLTLSSKGYRVISAENPPYWSVTEWCEGFMQLLDHMDIKQVHLFGASLGGFLAQKFVEFSTIVHQPKVVSLFLCNSFTDTSIFKYKDAAVLFWILPAMVLRKMVLSNFSSRETFYDTRIMDSIDFMVELIESLSQADLASRLTINCLNSRVNTSLMRGLKSVTIMDVFDDYALGSPIKEKIYQEYPDAKLAQLKSGGNFPYLSRSDEVNLHLQIHLRKYDGTPFSASDNIPNGE, from the exons ATGAGCTTCTCCAGTCAGATATTCCGTTCACCGGAGTACACGAGCTTCAGGTGCAACGTGCCTCTCAAACAAATCATATTGGACGATACCGGCACGAATAAG GGATGGAGAGTGTATGACACGGGTCCTCGTTCAGTTCAAACCCCGTTAGTGTTCTTGCATCCGGTTAGTGGACGAGCCGAAGTCTTTTTCAAACAATTGCTAACACTCAGTTCAAAAGGCTATCGAGTCATATCA gCTGAAAATCCACCTTATTGGAGTGTGACTGAATGGTGTGAAGGATTCATGCAACTGTTGGATCATATGGATATTAAACAAGTGCATTTATTTGGTGCTtcattag GTGGATTTTTGGCTCAAAAGTTTGTAGAGTTTTCTACAATTGTACATCAACCTAAAGTTGTATCACTATTCTTGTGCAACTCTTTTACTGATAcatcaatattcaaatataaagaTGCTGCTGTTTT aTTTTGGATTTTACCTGCAATGGTGCTTAGGAAAATGGTGTTATCAAATTTTTCATCAAGGGAAACATTTTACGATACACGAATAATGGATTCAATAGATTTTATGGTTGAGCTG ATTGAATCATTGTCACAGGCTGATCTAGCATCTCGTTTGACGATAAACTGTTTGAATAGCCGCGTTAATACATCATTGATGAGAGGTTTAAAAAGTGTCACCATTATGGATGTATTTGATGACTACGCCTTAGGTTCACCCATTAAGGAAAAAATTTACCAGGAATATCCTGATGCTAAACTGGCTCAACTCAAGTCTGGTGGTAATTTTCCTTACCTAAGTCGCAGTGATGAAGTTAATTTACACTTGCAG ATACATTTGAGAAAATACGATGGTACTCCTTTTAGTGCAAGTGATAACATTCCGAATGGAGAGTAA
- the LOC100159729 gene encoding peroxisomal membrane protein 11B isoform X1, whose product METEGLKMKPHKKDIDSRKFLIFWLRFVQYGSKTTWHYMEKNDFDVKSIKKFKQLEQSLAAFRKVLRFGRFVDSLHTALRTVNHSDKTIRYCVTFSKIAHSLYLFCDHCLWLNRNNFLQINAPRWGQAGNRYWLLSIIMNLVRDVVELNNLFKAILKKKILNTLNRKVAPKDVFTGEAVQFVRSHKDLLIDTVKNSCDIMLPLSNLGFVRLSPGTIGVVGMISSVLSLYTLVDQKAKLPYT is encoded by the exons atggagACTGAAGGTTTAAAAATGAAACCTCATAAAAAAGATATAGATTCAAggaaatttcttatattttggtTGAG gtttGTACAATATGGTTCAAAAACAACATGGCATTACATGGAAAAAAATGACTTTGACgtcaaatcaattaaaaaattcaaacaactCGAACAGTCCTTGGCAGCTTTTCgtaaag taTTAAGATTTGGCCGCTTTGTTGATTCATTGCATACTGCATTGCGGACAGTTAATCATTCAGATAAAACTATTAGGTATTGtgtgacattttcaaaaatagctcattctttgtatttgttttgcgACCATTGCTTATGGTTGAACAGGaataactttttacaaataaatgcaCCAAGATGGGGTCAAGCAGGTAATAGATATTGGCTACTATCTATAATAATGAATCTTGTCAGAGATGTTGTAgagttgaacaatttatttaaagcaatcctgaaaaaaaaaattctaaacactTTGAATAGAAAAGTAGCTCCTAAAGACGTCTTTACTGGTGAAGCAGTCCAATTTGTTCGTAGTCATAAAGACTTGTTAATCGATACTGTAAAAAATAGCTGTGATATAATGTTACCATTGTCAAATTTAGGATTTGTTAGGTTAAGCCCAGGTACAATAGGTGTAGTTGGTATGATATCATCAGTGCTCAGTTTATACACACTGGTGGACCAGAAAGCCAAGTTACCTTATACGTGA
- the LOC100159729 gene encoding peroxisomal membrane protein 11B isoform X3 yields MASFVLRFVQYGSKTTWHYMEKNDFDVKSIKKFKQLEQSLAAFRKVLRFGRFVDSLHTALRTVNHSDKTIRYCVTFSKIAHSLYLFCDHCLWLNRNNFLQINAPRWGQAGNRYWLLSIIMNLVRDVVELNNLFKAILKKKILNTLNRKVAPKDVFTGEAVQFVRSHKDLLIDTVKNSCDIMLPLSNLGFVRLSPGTIGVVGMISSVLSLYTLVDQKAKLPYT; encoded by the exons ATGGCGTCATTCGTATTACG gtttGTACAATATGGTTCAAAAACAACATGGCATTACATGGAAAAAAATGACTTTGACgtcaaatcaattaaaaaattcaaacaactCGAACAGTCCTTGGCAGCTTTTCgtaaag taTTAAGATTTGGCCGCTTTGTTGATTCATTGCATACTGCATTGCGGACAGTTAATCATTCAGATAAAACTATTAGGTATTGtgtgacattttcaaaaatagctcattctttgtatttgttttgcgACCATTGCTTATGGTTGAACAGGaataactttttacaaataaatgcaCCAAGATGGGGTCAAGCAGGTAATAGATATTGGCTACTATCTATAATAATGAATCTTGTCAGAGATGTTGTAgagttgaacaatttatttaaagcaatcctgaaaaaaaaaattctaaacactTTGAATAGAAAAGTAGCTCCTAAAGACGTCTTTACTGGTGAAGCAGTCCAATTTGTTCGTAGTCATAAAGACTTGTTAATCGATACTGTAAAAAATAGCTGTGATATAATGTTACCATTGTCAAATTTAGGATTTGTTAGGTTAAGCCCAGGTACAATAGGTGTAGTTGGTATGATATCATCAGTGCTCAGTTTATACACACTGGTGGACCAGAAAGCCAAGTTACCTTATACGTGA
- the LOC100159729 gene encoding peroxisomal membrane protein 11B isoform X2 produces the protein MNFVVDLNNKTAGRDRVARFVQYGSKTTWHYMEKNDFDVKSIKKFKQLEQSLAAFRKVLRFGRFVDSLHTALRTVNHSDKTIRYCVTFSKIAHSLYLFCDHCLWLNRNNFLQINAPRWGQAGNRYWLLSIIMNLVRDVVELNNLFKAILKKKILNTLNRKVAPKDVFTGEAVQFVRSHKDLLIDTVKNSCDIMLPLSNLGFVRLSPGTIGVVGMISSVLSLYTLVDQKAKLPYT, from the exons ATGAACTTCGTCGTCGATCTGAATAACAAGACAGCCGGCCGCGACAGAGTAGCGAG gtttGTACAATATGGTTCAAAAACAACATGGCATTACATGGAAAAAAATGACTTTGACgtcaaatcaattaaaaaattcaaacaactCGAACAGTCCTTGGCAGCTTTTCgtaaag taTTAAGATTTGGCCGCTTTGTTGATTCATTGCATACTGCATTGCGGACAGTTAATCATTCAGATAAAACTATTAGGTATTGtgtgacattttcaaaaatagctcattctttgtatttgttttgcgACCATTGCTTATGGTTGAACAGGaataactttttacaaataaatgcaCCAAGATGGGGTCAAGCAGGTAATAGATATTGGCTACTATCTATAATAATGAATCTTGTCAGAGATGTTGTAgagttgaacaatttatttaaagcaatcctgaaaaaaaaaattctaaacactTTGAATAGAAAAGTAGCTCCTAAAGACGTCTTTACTGGTGAAGCAGTCCAATTTGTTCGTAGTCATAAAGACTTGTTAATCGATACTGTAAAAAATAGCTGTGATATAATGTTACCATTGTCAAATTTAGGATTTGTTAGGTTAAGCCCAGGTACAATAGGTGTAGTTGGTATGATATCATCAGTGCTCAGTTTATACACACTGGTGGACCAGAAAGCCAAGTTACCTTATACGTGA